The Mercurialis annua linkage group LG7, ddMerAnnu1.2, whole genome shotgun sequence genome includes the window GGATCTATTCTTACTCCTGCTGTCACTGATCCTCTCTTCCCAGCTTGGGAGAGATGTAACATGATGGTGCTCTCATggttactcaagtctcttacTCCAACTATTTCACAAAGTGTGATTTCCTTTGATTCAACTTTAGAGATTTGGAATGATCTCAAGGACAAATTTTCTCAAGGAGACTATGTAAGGATTTTTGATTTACAACAGGAATTATTTTCACTCAAGCAAGGTTCACTCTCTGTTACTGAATTTTTCACTCATTTAAAGATTTTGTGGGATGAATTAGTGAATCTGAGACCTTTACCTATATGTTCATGTGCTCCAAAATGCAATTGTGGAGGATACTTGACAATGAAGAATTACTATGATAATGACTATACATTACGTTTTGTGAGAGGTCTTAATGATACTTTCTCAAACATCAAGTCACAGATATTAATGATGGAACCACTGCCTAGCATAAATAAGGTTTTTGGATTAGTAATTCAATAGGAAAGACAATCTGGAGTGTCTGTGATGACTACACCAGCAGCTGAATCTGCTGTCTTTTACAGCAATGCTAGACCTCAAAGTTTTAACAACTTCAGAGGACCACCTACCTTCAACAATTAAAGAAGGTATTATCCAAACAGGTTCACCATTACCAATAACAAGCCAGAATGTGTTTTCTGTGGCAATTCTGGACATTCAGTTGACAAGTGTTTCAAGAAGCATGGATATCCTCCAGGACATCCAGGTTTTAATCCAGGTTTCAAGTCTCAAGGAAACAAGTTATTGGTTATGCAAATATGGCAGAAGGACAATACAATGCAGATTCTTATCAGGGATCTCAAGAGTTTCAAAACTACAACACTGATCAGTATGACATGGCTGCTTCTTCTTCAGATGAGATTATGATGCATAATCAAAATGCCATGATGACTATGTCTTTTACTCAGGATCAGTACATGAAGATTATGGCTTTGATTCAGCCAGAGACTCCTCAAACTCATAATCCTGGACCTAATGTCAATGCTTTGACTGCACAGTTTGATAATACTGTCAATCCAGGTATTACAGTTTGTACTTCTTATATTTGCAGCACCATAAGAGATGAAACACTATGAATTTTAGATTCTGGAGCCACTGATCACATAATATGCTCCACAAGCTATTATGAGACATATGAACCTGTGTCTAGTTCATCAGTCAAACTGCCTAATGGTTTACAGCTTGAGGGGGGCTATCAGAATGGTATATTCGATTGCTTCTCTGCTAAGTCACAGATGACAGCTCATCAACTCATACAGAATGTGTGTTTTCTTCATCAACAGAATGTGCTGATTTGGCACATTACTACTCAGCTTTTATAACTGATTTCTAGCTTAGTATAAATAGTTAGTTTCACAGCTTTGAGTTGTAATTGAATTCTCGTTCATTTCAATAAAgctttctctttctctctatTCTAATATATACGACTCGCAATCAAAtcacatattattttatataattttaaaaatgatattatataaataaacaaaaattgttAGCTCTTTCGTTCATTATCCCATGATTATTGTTAAACTCCTCTTATGGGGAGTAAAATGACCAATCAATGATTTAACAATTGGACTTCATCGACGGGTCGAATCATAAACCATGCAAAAATATCGTAAATCCGGTTCAATTGGATCGTACAAAATCAAACTGAAAGAACAATATTCAATCGGTatttaaaccggttgaaccgacACTTAAACAAGATAAAGAGAATTAGAGATGGAACAATTCATTGTTAGatctatataatttttatttttaaagaaattcacTAAATCAGTTAAACCAAAAACTAGTGGCTTCACCAGTTCGGTTATcggtttaatttttaagataCTGAATAAAACATCACATAAAGATGCTCAAATTGTCCTAGTACTCTATAAGTCCTCTAATGGACCACTAGTAAGATTAGCCTCATAAAATGCACATGTCCTAGTACTCTACAAGTGCATATGTTTTGAGACAATATTTCTTGTTGATTATATTGCTTGGGTGAGAAACGGTAATCTCCAGTGTTAGGTCGTTTTCctgaataataattatttttcatgcaGGTTCATTGTATTTTGATGTGTTTTGTTTACAAGTTTGTGATGTTTTATCATGTGTGGCTAGTGCTGAGTTTTCTGAATTCaattaatatttggcttaattacttaaaaaccactcattttgaatttttttttcgtttataccatgacctagaaaaaaattcatttataccctgacgtatgcaTTTATGTTTTACCTCTAccccgagacactaaattaaccttttttcattaaaaaaagtttaaaatagttcttcatttttaacctaagctaattaaagtttaattagaaatgaatttttctctaaatgaaggactattttaaacttttttttaaatgaaaagaggttaatttagtgtctcggggtaaaggtgaaacataaacacatacgtcagggtataaatgaattttttcctaggttatggtataaacgaaaaaaaattcaaggtgggtggtttttaagtaattaagccttaatatttttattgttttgtacgATTAATTTTTGCAAATGTTGATGAATCCAATTATTTAGGTGTGTGtgtcttttttttattgcatatttttattggtttaacaATTTTTGCAATATATGTTTGcaagttttaaattttctcGAATAATTAAGATTTATTAGCTCTATCACAATCATTTAGCTTACCTTTTCAAAGTTTATAAGGCAAATTTGTGATTAAAACAATCATTTAGCTTACCTTTTGAAAGTTTATAAGACAAATTTGTGattaaaacgtttataatgATAGCATAACTTTTTTTATCACATCGTCGGGATTATCATGAATCTTACCTCTGCATCTTTTTTGTTTcatgaattaatataaaatgattatcttgattttcaaaaaaagtaTTAATTGCCTGATAAAcgtgaataattttttttttaactcaattacattaTATGTCAGACAATAATTAAATAgctattaattatatatgatgAATTTTATTAACCTTAAAATTTATCCAGACATAAAAGTATAGTATGATACTTGTCAAGTAACATTCTTGGGCATTCAAGGTTTTGGACGATGTTGGGTTGTTGTCCCCCTAGCCAGTCTTCTAATTTCTATAGgcttttaattgaattaaaaagcCCATTATTGAATCAAGCAGCAATTGCTAGATATACGTCGGAACTAATTATCAACAATGTTTCCTGTTGATAAAGACACCTTTATAAAaagacttaagtggcaatatgaCCCTTCAACTTATAAATAAtggcaattaacatataaattaattttgttggcaAATTTATACATAAACTTGATGATTATGGACAATTTGCCTcttcaatttgtaagttaatagttccctcaattggcaatttgtcctcttaatttgtaagttaatttgccaaaatggaCTAATTGGCCATAATCACCAAATTCATTTACCAATTTaccaacaaaattaatttatatgttaatttccCATTGCTTACACGTTTAGGGGGAATTGCTATTTAAGTCTTTATAAAAAACACCTTTGAGTTATCTTGGATTATAATATACAAAGGTGTTTTttcacaaaaatatatattacaaaaatgtatatttttaaaaaaaaaattataaatatctgTTGACTATCATTTTAATACATATTAGTATATCAATTTAATAAGAAATTATATGATGGTTTTTTGCTGTTAGATTACGACATTACGCCGATGTTATGTATATTAGAGTTTTGAAACAGTATTTGTCTCATATAGCTCACTATTTAGCAGAGTATTTCTTAGCGCTTATAACATTTGAgttaaatttttctttaaaataatatttgatttttgtttatctaaatttatttaacaatCAGAACTTTTTTGTTACCATAAAtatatagtattattttattatggCAAAGTAATATTTTCATACaaggatttttttttgattaaaacGAGTACAGATAAATGAGGTTTATATATTTCGACTTTAACAGCACATAAAAATAGAACTTCATTCATTAATGAATTGTAAATCAAATGATATATGCATTAGATATCATTCTGTTAaaccataaatttaatttattttttacaaatgcTTTTCCttctaattaaaaaatcaattaatttaaatcgTATATACATTAGATAATTTCTATTAAAGATATTTAATCCTCCACAAACtctaaaatctattttttaaaatgataaaaagaaatataattcCATTTTAGAGAGTTAAACATTGCATGCTGCTTCTCTATCCGCGTGGACCGCGTGAATAGCCAAATGGCTAATGGAACAAGGCACCTGTCAACGACCTCATTGTATtgtgtttcattttgtttttcttcttatcttttaattatCCATTTTGTTGTTTGCTTTCACATCATAGAAACCTAATTTGTTATCTAAATGCCAAAAAAATACTAGCTACATAAGTTGTACATACAATTAGGGGGAAGGGAATTAAAccgaattaataattttttttttattaaatggtAATTATATTAGCACTATTACAAAAAATGATAGATAAAAAAATGGACTGCTAGAAACTCGAAAAGAAGTTCAAGCAGCGGAatacaataaattttaatttgatattgtaaaatttaattttttatttaactaattttcaatgcaaatcaaataaaataactaaattacattgaaaaaattaactaaatcagttagtttgatataattttaaaaaattacatttttataaatataaatattattattttaatccatttatttgtttaaaaatataatatagttcAAGCTAGTTGTTCGTGTTAGAAATACATTatattaaatcaatttaaaatggCTATGTTGCGATTCCAAGCCGAAGCCGAAACCTCAGAACTACACGTAGAAAATTTCAGCAACTCGAAATAGGTTTTATTGGCAATTTAGTCCAATCTAATTAGATTCAAATTCGACGCACATTTCCTACATGTAATTATTAATATGCATGCATGAGTACCAATCTATTATCCGAAATTATCTCCATTAAAAAGTGGATGTGTTTGAGTATTTACCGTAATAAAATCCAtaataaaatgttttaatttagcaCTAATTTtgataatcaaaaaaattaaatgttttaattcagcactatttttgataatttagcaCTATTGATTTAGGTGAAATCAACATTGTCTTTATCCACCATGAACGGGAAAGAGAAACCCGACCAAAATTAATCCATAGAtagaaaataactaaaataaatatacacAATATtcacaaaataataaaacaaaaaaattcaatttatttctaTTTCGGATTGGATTCACAACATTTACATGCACGTTTTATCGTGTGCGCCCTTCATAATGACAGGTGTCATTACCATAACAACCCGCACTATgtataaacaaatacaaatatagCGTCAGTGTACATGTCAATAAGACTATCCAATAAGCGACAGACACGTTGCTTTAATACGTGTTTTAGCCAATCATATGAACGTCTGTGACGACACTACACGGCACTCTATCAAATTCTTTTTTTGGTTTCGTGGAGCTGTAATATAAAAacggtttggattttttttctttacattCAAAGAGGAGAACAGAGAACGAAACTAATTTCGCGTGACTGGCCGGAGAGGGAAAAGAGAAGACGACGTcgtttttattctttaatttctCGTTAAGCTTTCTCGCTCCTTCCAGATCTTCCTCTTAATCATGGTAAATAAATTAGTTATCATCTTCTTAATTGCTTTGAATCTTATTTTGTTTTCGTTTGATCTTgatctaactttttttttgtttccttcgtttttttaattgtttttgattttttttctctatagAATTGCATGTTAATGATATGAATTACACATGAAAAATCATAGATCTGATCCGTTTCTCATAATTTTCGTCACAGATATGTTTGTTTAGATGGATTAAAGTGATTTTAATGATATTTGTAGGTTAATAGATGATGATTTTAGCTAATAGTTGAATTGTATAAAAAGAATTGAAATAATTGATGTTGATTTTgcttaatttttaatgtttaacaTTAACAGATTGGGTTACATTGTACGGTGAGATTTTAGAATTTAAGTAATTGATGTTAATTTGTTCTGATAAACATTAACAGATTGTGTTACATTGTACGGCGGGATTGTTGATTTTGTTGTTAGATTGATTGTAGAATTTTGTTTCGGCTTCAGTGAAATTTTAGAATTTGTTCTGTTCAACATTAACAGATTGTGTTACATTGTATGGTGAGATTGTTGATCTAGTTGTTTGATTGATCATAGAAAAATTTATGCGATTTTCGtgaaattttagaattgaagcaatagatatttaatttattttagagttGAAGTAATAGATATCAATTCTATTCAGAATTGAAGTAATAGATATCGATTTTGGTTAATGTTTAACATAAACATATTGTGTTGCATTATAGGGTGAGATTGTTGATttagtttggattggttatagaaaaattaatgcGATTTTGGTGAAATCTTGGAAATACTATTGAATTGTTCGTGCTGTGTGTGTTATGTACTAATTGTTGGATTAAATATTTACAGACAACATCAAGGCGATTGGCAGGTAGGAAAGTGGAGAGGTTTGAGAAGAACATAACAAAGAGAGGAACGGTTCCAGAAACCACTAGTAAGAAGGGAAAGGACTATCCTGTTGGCCCTATCCTCCTTGGTTTCTTCATTTTCGTTGTCATTGGTTCATGTACGTCCCTCAATCTTTACCTTTTTATTAACATCGTGTATTTATATAATCGTCTTGGTTTTATGATTCGATTGAACCTTCCTGTTGTTTGTCTGTGTTTTGTTTACTTCGGTCAAAAAAGGAGTCTCAATGACTAAATATGCAGTTAGAGATCTAAGTTAGATTATGTTTTCTATTAGGGTTTGTTTCCGATAAATACCTAGGTGCTTATTAATTTAGTACAACTCAAtttatcaaacaaaaacaaatttaaagtcCATGGCTCTTCCAATCTCCAATTCCTTGATTAACTTAGGAGTTGTTTTTCATTGATCTTACTTGGATTTATTAACTTCTAGATTGATATAGTTTAATTTAGATTAGTGAAATAATATATGTTACTTCTCTTATCAAAATCCGGACTAAATCTAATACATTCTTCTTAACGGAGCCATAAAGAAATTTGAAGATTTGCTTAGTTGATATATATCAGAAAATTGAAACTCTTTGTAACTGTCTGGTTTAATCtcatttaaatttctaaaagcgTTATTGATTTGGATTTTTGACGCAGTTAGATCCCGACAAATAGTCGGGAGATTTAAAAATTTTAGTTGTATATATTAGTCCAGCAATAAGCGAACATTTAACAAATTGTTTACAGAAAATTGTTActgattgaattttatttattggtGATGTTTGTTTGTAACAGCTCTATTCCAGATTATCAGGACAGCAACAAGTGGAGGCATGGCTTAGAAGAGGGGAGGTAGCCAGCATGTTTTGAGAGATGCAAGAAATGTTAGCTTGTAGTTGAATGGAAAACAAATACTgtcttttttgtttaatttaatttgtacttgttctTAACTCAGTAATATAACAATAAAAGGGTCCTTTCCCATTATATTTATACTAATTCTCTAGTCTCTAAATGCATTCTCATTGTGTTTTGTTTGTGAAACCCACGAGTCACGACGTCAATGTTGACTCTTCATAGAAGCAAAATAAATCATGAATTTAAACACGaaattataaatgaaatatttaaattttattgctcCTGCAAGGATATTTaatgtgaaataaaaaaaatgaagtgtAAAACAATATATCTGAGCAGGCTAATAAAACGTAGTCGTTTCCATTCAGAGTTATTTTTCGACATGTTTGTACATCCCATTGACAATCTGCTTCATTAAAATTAACAAGTACGAGGCAGCAACAGCTTGCATCTAACTGACTCACCATAATAGCAACACCGTAAGAAAAATCTCTGCATTAAGATGCAGATGGTGTTTAAATAAATCAAGCTGTGGCGGTAAGGCACGGGTGGAATGCAGTACCGCATGCAATCCACTGCCGCTTTCTCCCACGTGGAACCAAGCAACCCGGAACCTTGAGCCATTCCCTGGTCTTCACATTGTAAGTAACGAGTCGGTTCATTTGTCGTGATCTCAGTGACAACATGAGCAAACCTTTGTTGCCCAGGCATGTCATCCGAACGTGCTTCCCGTAAAATTCCAAGCACCATATATTTGGCATTCTGTCAACCTCCTTCCATAAGAGCGTCATCTTTTGCAGCTCCCATATGCATACACACGTGGCTGCATTCTTACTAAGCAATCCCACTAGCATAATCCGGCCGTCACATTCTGCAAGAGTGTGGTCGCTCAAATGGAGTGGGGCGGGTATTATAAACTGCTTCCAAGCCCCAGTAACCATATTGTAGGACACTATTCCGTCAGGGTCTGAACGCATGAAATAGACTGTAGCATCAATCGAAACTGCTTGAGACCGAAAGTTGAGTGATAGTGGCAGTCTAATATTATCTGGCATGATTCCTGGTCGAGTCCAAGAGTTCTTTACCGAGTCATAAATCTCGTACTCTCCATCGCAGCAAACCCAAAGGATTTTATAGCCCTCACTGGTTGTATTTCCATTCAAGGTCATCCCCACAGCAATACGAGACCATACCTTCACGGACCTGGCTGGCAACTCCTTGAAAGATTGAGTCAGGGGGTTGCAAACATAGAAGTTCCGATGACCAATATCTATAAAACACACAAGACCCCCTGCTGAAGCAACTGGCAAGACGATCATCTTCGTGGGCAGAGAAGAGACAGTGGGTTGATGCCATTTCTTCAAAGAAGGATCAAAGATGGCTCCGGAATTTACATTTTCATGCGTGATAGTGTAAAACCAGGGACTGGCTTGTGGAACTTCAGCACAGTGTTGAGAGAAGCTCTCAGAGTTTAGCAAAGAATTCCATTTTCTACAAACTGCACGAAAGCGGAAAAATGTAGCAACAGGAAGTCTTGCAATGACAGCTTCAAAAAGG containing:
- the LOC126654793 gene encoding F-box only protein 6 isoform X3, with the translated sequence MSRQQNRRWCVLDLNDGSADDYCDIVMAAGKSDSCKMLEPSKPPPSKKLRKERNRGKLPETTNPTEVMEQEIWKDFPEDLFEAVIARLPVATFFRFRAVCRKWNSLLNSESFSQHCAEVPQASPWFYTITHENVNSGAIFDPSLKKWHQPTVSSLPTKMIVLPVASAGGLVCFIDIGHRNFYVCNPLTQSFKELPARSVKVWSRIAVGMTLNGNTTSEGYKILWVCCDGEYEIYDSVKNSWTRPGIMPDNIRLPLSLNFRSQAVSIDATVYFMRSDPDGIVSYNMVTGAWKQFIIPAPLHLSDHTLAECDGRIMLVGLLSKNAATCVCIWELQKMTLLWKEVDRMPNIWCLEFYGKHVRMTCLGNKGLLMLSLRSRQMNRLVTYNVKTREWLKVPGCLVPRGRKRQWIACGTAFHPCLTATA
- the LOC126654793 gene encoding F-box only protein 6 isoform X4; its protein translation is MSRQQNRWCVLDLNDGSADDYCDIVMAAGKSDSCKMLEPSKPPPSKKLRKERNRGKLPETTNPTEVMEQEIWKDFPEDLFEAVIARLPVATFFRFRAVCRKWNSLLNSESFSQHCAEVPQASPWFYTITHENVNSGAIFDPSLKKWHQPTVSSLPTKMIVLPVASAGGLVCFIDIGHRNFYVCNPLTQSFKELPARSVKVWSRIAVGMTLNGNTTSEGYKILWVCCDGEYEIYDSVKNSWTRPGIMPDNIRLPLSLNFRSQAVSIDATVYFMRSDPDGIVSYNMVTGAWKQFIIPAPLHLSDHTLAECDGRIMLVGLLSKNAATCVCIWELQKMTLLWKEVDRMPNIWCLEFYGKHVRMTCLGNKGLLMLSLRSRQMNRLVTYNVKTREWLKVPGCLVPRGRKRQWIACGTAFHPCLTATA
- the LOC126654793 gene encoding F-box only protein 6 isoform X5; this translates as MIIGTDDYCDIVMAAGKSDSCKMLEPSKPPPSKKLRKERNRGKLPETTNPTEVMEQEIWKDFPEDLFEAVIARLPVATFFRFRAVCRKWNSLLNSESFSQHCAEVPQASPWFYTITHENVNSGAIFDPSLKKWHQPTVSSLPTKMIVLPVASAGGLVCFIDIGHRNFYVCNPLTQSFKELPARSVKVWSRIAVGMTLNGNTTSEGYKILWVCCDGEYEIYDSVKNSWTRPGIMPDNIRLPLSLNFRSQAVSIDATVYFMRSDPDGIVSYNMVTGAWKQFIIPAPLHLSDHTLAECDGRIMLVGLLSKNAATCVCIWELQKMTLLWKEVDRMPNIWCLEFYGKHVRMTCLGNKGLLMLSLRSRQMNRLVTYNVKTREWLKVPGCLVPRGRKRQWIACGTAFHPCLTATA
- the LOC126654793 gene encoding F-box only protein 6 isoform X1 translates to MEELAMLRQLIGQLQHLLTLSNGSVPPPSELRHRPFLELHHHDNDNRDSRWCVLDLNDGSADDYCDIVMAAGKSDSCKMLEPSKPPPSKKLRKERNRGKLPETTNPTEVMEQEIWKDFPEDLFEAVIARLPVATFFRFRAVCRKWNSLLNSESFSQHCAEVPQASPWFYTITHENVNSGAIFDPSLKKWHQPTVSSLPTKMIVLPVASAGGLVCFIDIGHRNFYVCNPLTQSFKELPARSVKVWSRIAVGMTLNGNTTSEGYKILWVCCDGEYEIYDSVKNSWTRPGIMPDNIRLPLSLNFRSQAVSIDATVYFMRSDPDGIVSYNMVTGAWKQFIIPAPLHLSDHTLAECDGRIMLVGLLSKNAATCVCIWELQKMTLLWKEVDRMPNIWCLEFYGKHVRMTCLGNKGLLMLSLRSRQMNRLVTYNVKTREWLKVPGCLVPRGRKRQWIACGTAFHPCLTATA
- the LOC126654793 gene encoding F-box only protein 6 isoform X2; amino-acid sequence: MEELAMLRQLIGQLQHLLTLSNGSVPPPSELRHRPFLELHHHDNDNRDRWCVLDLNDGSADDYCDIVMAAGKSDSCKMLEPSKPPPSKKLRKERNRGKLPETTNPTEVMEQEIWKDFPEDLFEAVIARLPVATFFRFRAVCRKWNSLLNSESFSQHCAEVPQASPWFYTITHENVNSGAIFDPSLKKWHQPTVSSLPTKMIVLPVASAGGLVCFIDIGHRNFYVCNPLTQSFKELPARSVKVWSRIAVGMTLNGNTTSEGYKILWVCCDGEYEIYDSVKNSWTRPGIMPDNIRLPLSLNFRSQAVSIDATVYFMRSDPDGIVSYNMVTGAWKQFIIPAPLHLSDHTLAECDGRIMLVGLLSKNAATCVCIWELQKMTLLWKEVDRMPNIWCLEFYGKHVRMTCLGNKGLLMLSLRSRQMNRLVTYNVKTREWLKVPGCLVPRGRKRQWIACGTAFHPCLTATA